From the Penaeus monodon isolate SGIC_2016 unplaced genomic scaffold, NSTDA_Pmon_1 PmonScaffold_5955, whole genome shotgun sequence genome, the window atatgcgtattaatatgcacatacatatgtgtgtgtgtgtgtgtgtgtgtgtgtgcgcgtgcgtgcgtgtgtgctcatacataaatacatacacacacacattatatatatatatatatatatatatatatatatatatatatatatatatatatatatatatatatatatatatatatatacacacacacatacacacacacacacacacacacacacacacacacacacacacacacacacacacacacacacacacacacacacacacacacacacacacacacacacacacatgcatatatatatatatatatatatatatatatatatatatatatatatatatatatattatacatatatatacacatatacacatatacacatatacacatacatacatacatatatatatatatatatatatatatatatatatatatatatatatatatatatatttacagactcataaagataaacaaacactGGATTCATATTGACCagtgtctctctccctcgcagCCTTCCTGATATACTGTTACATAAAGGCGAAGAGGAAATCATTGCGAGAGTTCAATGCTCTTCCAGACGACCACCCTGACCGCTTAAAGTACAGCAATGTCTATGTGCCCGGCACTGCACCCGGGGAGTACCCAGTGACCAACGTCTACCACTTCCCCGCCAACGCTCACGGGCAAACTGATGGCAGCGGACAAGCAGCAGCTTTGGTGTCAGGACATACGTTAACGCCAGCTTATCGACCGCGGCAGCATGCATCACCACAGAGGAATTATCCACCTTCACAGGAGTACCCACTTCCACAAGGATTTTATCCAATTCCACAAGGTCCCTCTGCTCCTCCACTACAAGAGCCCGAGCGGAAATTCAGCGATGACCCACCGCCGTATtcggaaatctaaaaaaaaaatcaggcggtGAAAACATGTCTGtattaataagtatttttttacgGATTAAAGTTAGCATTATCCCTTTGAatacataatgtttttttctctaaacGAACTACATTAATCAATTATTATGAAAACTTAAAGTAAAAGAATGGAATTAATGTTTTACCAAGAGCGAAAGagtgaaggggagaaaaaatgagtGAAGAGAATAATGAAATTCGGTTGAAAGTTTAGTTACTTTATATGTACACAAGTATATGTTCAGTCACT encodes:
- the LOC119571356 gene encoding uncharacterized protein LOC119571356, whose product is MLGMVVRAGCITVFLIFGIMFLLLGILMIEVIVLADMYAIPIAILIILWSIGAFLIYCYIKAKRKSLREFNALPDDHPDRLKYSNVYVPGTAPGEYPVTNVYHFPANAHGQTDGSGQAAALVSGHTLTPAYRPRQHASPQRNYPPSQEYPLPQGFYPIPQGPSAPPLQEPERKFSDDPPPYSEI